A single window of Osmia bicornis bicornis chromosome 14, iOsmBic2.1, whole genome shotgun sequence DNA harbors:
- the LOC114876450 gene encoding UBX domain-containing protein 4-like isoform X3 → MKWFEGSINEAVATSKLRKAIFVVFVEGKDETSTQVAQAINATEVSRRLEQEDFVAIRLESGSESYVFFAQIYQLVPVPSLFFIGENGIPLEIVAGSTTSADLLAKIELVLSKAGKNKNTSANLIDAEQKAAATNAPNNTSVNIEGNTPKSNVEMPLKQTSPESVSNAVIKNDTKEEPSTSIKVTEAVKTTNDKQETHTKELTTEEKLERARKMLELQQKQRIEEEERKEKERELERRKMRREMQNLKRSEKQQELSDREKIRQQIAQDKLERKHKELALQQQMQHQQPQQELPKPYAPIVTDATVTRIQFRLPSGNPHMGQFEPTCTLRNLRAYVVENITLPFRQFAMSTSFPRRELAREDDDKTLLELELVPTAVILILPLKNSNVTTTVTSTQDISLMPRFVWSIFAVVTHVYYYVIGYFTGRGNSQEQQSGTAENKDTTNNSVRRYMTNRESTTIKAEGNIHRLHSGGDDNDENNTWNGNSTQQM, encoded by the exons atgaagtgGTTTGAGGGTAGCATCAATGAAGCAGTTGCAACATCAAAATTAAGAAAAGCAATTTTCGTCGTCTTTGTTGAAG GGAAAGATGAAACATCTACTCAAGTTGCTCAAGCAATCAATGCCACAGAAGTTTCACGCCGCTTGGAACAAGAAGATTTTGTAGCAATACGGTTGGAAAGTGGATCTGAGTCCTATGTGTTCTTTGCCCAAATCT ATCAATTGGTGCCTGTACCATCTCTGTTCTTTATTGGTGAGAATGGAATACCATTGGAAATTGTTGCTGGTAGTACAACATCAGCCGATCTATTGGCCAAGATTGAGTTGGTATTATCAAAAGcaggaaagaataaaaatacttCTGCCAATTTGATAGATGCTGAACAGAAGGCAGCTGCTACTAATGCTCCCAATAACACAAGCGTTAACATAGAAGGCAATACACCAAAATCAAATGTAGAAATGCCACTAAAACAAACTAGCCCAGAAAGTGTAAGTAATgctgtaattaaaaatgatacaaaagAAGAGCCATCTACAAGCATAAAAGTGACTGAAGCAGTAAAAACAACAAATGATAAGCAGGAAACACATACCAAAGAATTAACAACAGAA GAAAAATTAGAAAGAGCACGAAAAATGTTAGAATTACAACAAAAGCAACGCATAGAAGAGGAGGAAcgaaaagagaaggaaagagaattaGAACGTCGAAAAATGAGACGTGAAATGCAAAACTTGAAACGTAGCGAAAAACAGCAAGAGTTATCGGACAGAGAAAAAATTCGGCAACAAATTGCTCAGGATAAATTAGAAAGGAAGCATAAGGAGCTTGCTTTACAG CAGCAAATGCAGCACCAACAGCCTCAGCAAGAGCTACCTAAACCATATGCTCCCATAGTAACCGATGCAACCGTAACTAGAATACAATTTCGATTGCCGTCTGGCAATCCTCATATGGGACAATTCGAACCAACGTGCACTTTACGTAATTTGCGTGCGTACGTCGTTGAGAACATCACGTTACCTTTTCGGCAATTCGCAATGTCTACCTCTTTCCCTAGAAGGGAATTAGCGCGCGAGGATGATGACAAAACTCTTTTAGAATTGGAACTGGTTCCCACAGCTGTGATCTTAATTCTACCCTTGAAAAAC TCGAATGTCACGACAACTGTAACCTCGACACAAGATATTAGCCTTATGCCACGATTCGTGTGGTCCATTTTTGCGGTTGTCACACACGTGTACTATTATGTGATAGGTTATTTCACAGGACGTGGTAATTCACAGGAACAACAAAGTGGCACTGCTGAGAACAAGGATACGACAAATAATTCAG TTCGAAGATACATGACTAACCGAGAAAGCACAACCATCAAAGCCGAAGGTAACATACATAGATTACACTCAGGCGGGGATGATAATGATGAAAATAATACATGGAATGGTAATTCAACGCAACAAATGTGA
- the LOC114876469 gene encoding homeobox protein ceh-19-like: MTEERVKTSECTKESTEVIESPKICSFSIESLLAPSKKIIENDTRVPSHTEVYLHGQESNDSEGRKLVAPDSSMTMAEEVEFDDSDMVCSTSPEPEMCYEACTSSSGANSTTGVDREVQEKNDSATSDDERKKRPRTAFTAAQIKSLEAEFERNKYLSVAKRLQLSKSLKLTETQIKIWFQNRRTKWKRKYTNDVELLAQQYYSSLGIPAPRPIFVGDRLWFFNYPGQPQPGTPIFPQHLATVPLPPALPIVQPLPSNLTMGQQTSIFQNIPTNNPAYHLNQRLDFRHQDS; the protein is encoded by the exons ATGACGGAAGAACGCGTAAAAACATCTGAATGTACAAAAGAATCAACCGAAGTAATCGAGAGCCCTAAAATATGTTCGTTCAGCATCGAAAGTCTCCTAGCACCAAGTAAGAAGATCATTGAAAATGATACCCGTGTACCAAGTCATACCGAAGTCTATTTACACGGACAGGAAT CGAATGATTCTGAGGGCCGGAAGCTGGTAGCACCAGATTCCTCGATGACTATGGCAGAAGAAGTCGAATTCGATGATTCTGACATGGTTTGCTCCACCTCCCCTGAGCCAGAGATGTGTTACG AGGCGTGCACCAGTAGCAGCGGTGCCAACTCGACGACAGGTGTTGATAGGGAGGTTCAGGAGAAAAATGATAGCGCCACTAGCGACgatgaaaggaaaaagaggCCGCGCACGGCGTTCACCGCGGCGCAAATTAAGTCATTGGAAGCGGAATTTGAAAGGAACAAATACCTGAGCGTGGCGAAAAGATTACAGCTCAGCAAGAGTCTAAAATTGACCGAAACTCAG ATCAAAATTTGGTTTCAAAATAGACGTACCAAGTGGAAAAGAAAGTACACGAACGACGTGGAACTATTAGCGCAACAATATTATTCTAGTTTAGGGATTCCTGCACCTCGACCAATTTTCGTAGGAGATCGTTTATG gttttttaattatccagGGCAACCACAACCGGGAACACCGATATTCCCGCAGCATTTAGCGACTGTACCTTTGCCACCCGCCTTGCCCATCGTGCAACCATTACCAAGTAACTTAACGATGGGTCAACAGActtctatttttcaaaatatcccCACCAATAACCCAGCGTATCATTTGAATCAAAGGCTGGATTTCAGGCATCAGGACTCTTAA
- the LOC114876450 gene encoding UBX domain-containing protein 4-like isoform X2 — translation MKWFEGSINEAVATSKLRKAIFVVFVEGKDETSTQVAQAINATEVSRRLEQEDFVAIRLESGSESYVFFAQIYQLVPVPSLFFIGENGIPLEIVAGSTTSADLLAKIELVLSKAGKNKNTSANLIDAEQKAAATNAPNNTSVNIEGNTPKSNVEMPLKQTSPESVSNAVIKNDTKEEPSTSIKVTEAVKTTNDKQETHTKELTTEEKLERARKMLELQQKQRIEEEERKEKERELERRKMRREMQNLKRSEKQQELSDREKIRQQIAQDKLERKHKELALQQMQHQQPQQELPKPYAPIVTDATVTRIQFRLPSGNPHMGQFEPTCTLRNLRAYVVENITLPFRQFAMSTSFPRRELAREDDDKTLLELELVPTAVILILPLKNSNVTTTVTSTQDISLMPRFVWSIFAVVTHVYYYVIGYFTGRGNSQEQQSGTAENKDTTNNSGGSVQSNIQNVATSSGLVRRYMTNRESTTIKAEGNIHRLHSGGDDNDENNTWNGNSTQQM, via the exons atgaagtgGTTTGAGGGTAGCATCAATGAAGCAGTTGCAACATCAAAATTAAGAAAAGCAATTTTCGTCGTCTTTGTTGAAG GGAAAGATGAAACATCTACTCAAGTTGCTCAAGCAATCAATGCCACAGAAGTTTCACGCCGCTTGGAACAAGAAGATTTTGTAGCAATACGGTTGGAAAGTGGATCTGAGTCCTATGTGTTCTTTGCCCAAATCT ATCAATTGGTGCCTGTACCATCTCTGTTCTTTATTGGTGAGAATGGAATACCATTGGAAATTGTTGCTGGTAGTACAACATCAGCCGATCTATTGGCCAAGATTGAGTTGGTATTATCAAAAGcaggaaagaataaaaatacttCTGCCAATTTGATAGATGCTGAACAGAAGGCAGCTGCTACTAATGCTCCCAATAACACAAGCGTTAACATAGAAGGCAATACACCAAAATCAAATGTAGAAATGCCACTAAAACAAACTAGCCCAGAAAGTGTAAGTAATgctgtaattaaaaatgatacaaaagAAGAGCCATCTACAAGCATAAAAGTGACTGAAGCAGTAAAAACAACAAATGATAAGCAGGAAACACATACCAAAGAATTAACAACAGAA GAAAAATTAGAAAGAGCACGAAAAATGTTAGAATTACAACAAAAGCAACGCATAGAAGAGGAGGAAcgaaaagagaaggaaagagaattaGAACGTCGAAAAATGAGACGTGAAATGCAAAACTTGAAACGTAGCGAAAAACAGCAAGAGTTATCGGACAGAGAAAAAATTCGGCAACAAATTGCTCAGGATAAATTAGAAAGGAAGCATAAGGAGCTTGCTTTACAG CAAATGCAGCACCAACAGCCTCAGCAAGAGCTACCTAAACCATATGCTCCCATAGTAACCGATGCAACCGTAACTAGAATACAATTTCGATTGCCGTCTGGCAATCCTCATATGGGACAATTCGAACCAACGTGCACTTTACGTAATTTGCGTGCGTACGTCGTTGAGAACATCACGTTACCTTTTCGGCAATTCGCAATGTCTACCTCTTTCCCTAGAAGGGAATTAGCGCGCGAGGATGATGACAAAACTCTTTTAGAATTGGAACTGGTTCCCACAGCTGTGATCTTAATTCTACCCTTGAAAAAC TCGAATGTCACGACAACTGTAACCTCGACACAAGATATTAGCCTTATGCCACGATTCGTGTGGTCCATTTTTGCGGTTGTCACACACGTGTACTATTATGTGATAGGTTATTTCACAGGACGTGGTAATTCACAGGAACAACAAAGTGGCACTGCTGAGAACAAGGATACGACAAATAATTCAGGTGGATCAGTTCAATCGAATATTCAAAATGTTGCTACTTCATCAGG GTTAGTTCGAAGATACATGACTAACCGAGAAAGCACAACCATCAAAGCCGAAGGTAACATACATAGATTACACTCAGGCGGGGATGATAATGATGAAAATAATACATGGAATGGTAATTCAACGCAACAAATGTGA
- the LOC114876450 gene encoding UBX domain-containing protein 4-like isoform X1, whose product MKWFEGSINEAVATSKLRKAIFVVFVEGKDETSTQVAQAINATEVSRRLEQEDFVAIRLESGSESYVFFAQIYQLVPVPSLFFIGENGIPLEIVAGSTTSADLLAKIELVLSKAGKNKNTSANLIDAEQKAAATNAPNNTSVNIEGNTPKSNVEMPLKQTSPESVSNAVIKNDTKEEPSTSIKVTEAVKTTNDKQETHTKELTTEEKLERARKMLELQQKQRIEEEERKEKERELERRKMRREMQNLKRSEKQQELSDREKIRQQIAQDKLERKHKELALQQQMQHQQPQQELPKPYAPIVTDATVTRIQFRLPSGNPHMGQFEPTCTLRNLRAYVVENITLPFRQFAMSTSFPRRELAREDDDKTLLELELVPTAVILILPLKNSNVTTTVTSTQDISLMPRFVWSIFAVVTHVYYYVIGYFTGRGNSQEQQSGTAENKDTTNNSGGSVQSNIQNVATSSGLVRRYMTNRESTTIKAEGNIHRLHSGGDDNDENNTWNGNSTQQM is encoded by the exons atgaagtgGTTTGAGGGTAGCATCAATGAAGCAGTTGCAACATCAAAATTAAGAAAAGCAATTTTCGTCGTCTTTGTTGAAG GGAAAGATGAAACATCTACTCAAGTTGCTCAAGCAATCAATGCCACAGAAGTTTCACGCCGCTTGGAACAAGAAGATTTTGTAGCAATACGGTTGGAAAGTGGATCTGAGTCCTATGTGTTCTTTGCCCAAATCT ATCAATTGGTGCCTGTACCATCTCTGTTCTTTATTGGTGAGAATGGAATACCATTGGAAATTGTTGCTGGTAGTACAACATCAGCCGATCTATTGGCCAAGATTGAGTTGGTATTATCAAAAGcaggaaagaataaaaatacttCTGCCAATTTGATAGATGCTGAACAGAAGGCAGCTGCTACTAATGCTCCCAATAACACAAGCGTTAACATAGAAGGCAATACACCAAAATCAAATGTAGAAATGCCACTAAAACAAACTAGCCCAGAAAGTGTAAGTAATgctgtaattaaaaatgatacaaaagAAGAGCCATCTACAAGCATAAAAGTGACTGAAGCAGTAAAAACAACAAATGATAAGCAGGAAACACATACCAAAGAATTAACAACAGAA GAAAAATTAGAAAGAGCACGAAAAATGTTAGAATTACAACAAAAGCAACGCATAGAAGAGGAGGAAcgaaaagagaaggaaagagaattaGAACGTCGAAAAATGAGACGTGAAATGCAAAACTTGAAACGTAGCGAAAAACAGCAAGAGTTATCGGACAGAGAAAAAATTCGGCAACAAATTGCTCAGGATAAATTAGAAAGGAAGCATAAGGAGCTTGCTTTACAG CAGCAAATGCAGCACCAACAGCCTCAGCAAGAGCTACCTAAACCATATGCTCCCATAGTAACCGATGCAACCGTAACTAGAATACAATTTCGATTGCCGTCTGGCAATCCTCATATGGGACAATTCGAACCAACGTGCACTTTACGTAATTTGCGTGCGTACGTCGTTGAGAACATCACGTTACCTTTTCGGCAATTCGCAATGTCTACCTCTTTCCCTAGAAGGGAATTAGCGCGCGAGGATGATGACAAAACTCTTTTAGAATTGGAACTGGTTCCCACAGCTGTGATCTTAATTCTACCCTTGAAAAAC TCGAATGTCACGACAACTGTAACCTCGACACAAGATATTAGCCTTATGCCACGATTCGTGTGGTCCATTTTTGCGGTTGTCACACACGTGTACTATTATGTGATAGGTTATTTCACAGGACGTGGTAATTCACAGGAACAACAAAGTGGCACTGCTGAGAACAAGGATACGACAAATAATTCAGGTGGATCAGTTCAATCGAATATTCAAAATGTTGCTACTTCATCAGG GTTAGTTCGAAGATACATGACTAACCGAGAAAGCACAACCATCAAAGCCGAAGGTAACATACATAGATTACACTCAGGCGGGGATGATAATGATGAAAATAATACATGGAATGGTAATTCAACGCAACAAATGTGA
- the LOC114876450 gene encoding UBX domain-containing protein 4-like isoform X4: MKWFEGSINEAVATSKLRKAIFVVFVEGKDETSTQVAQAINATEVSRRLEQEDFVAIRLESGSESYVFFAQIYQLVPVPSLFFIGENGIPLEIVAGSTTSADLLAKIELVLSKAGKNKNTSANLIDAEQKAAATNAPNNTSVNIEGNTPKSNVEMPLKQTSPESVSNAVIKNDTKEEPSTSIKVTEAVKTTNDKQETHTKELTTEEKLERARKMLELQQKQRIEEEERKEKERELERRKMRREMQNLKRSEKQQELSDREKIRQQIAQDKLERKHKELALQQQMQHQQPQQELPKPYAPIVTDATVTRIQFRLPSGNPHMGQFEPTCTLRNLRAYVVENITLPFRQFAMSTSFPRRELAREDDDKTLLELELVPTAVILILPLKNSNVTTTVTSTQDISLMPRFVWSIFAVVTHVYYYVIGYFTGRGNSQEQQSGTAENKDTTNNSG; this comes from the exons atgaagtgGTTTGAGGGTAGCATCAATGAAGCAGTTGCAACATCAAAATTAAGAAAAGCAATTTTCGTCGTCTTTGTTGAAG GGAAAGATGAAACATCTACTCAAGTTGCTCAAGCAATCAATGCCACAGAAGTTTCACGCCGCTTGGAACAAGAAGATTTTGTAGCAATACGGTTGGAAAGTGGATCTGAGTCCTATGTGTTCTTTGCCCAAATCT ATCAATTGGTGCCTGTACCATCTCTGTTCTTTATTGGTGAGAATGGAATACCATTGGAAATTGTTGCTGGTAGTACAACATCAGCCGATCTATTGGCCAAGATTGAGTTGGTATTATCAAAAGcaggaaagaataaaaatacttCTGCCAATTTGATAGATGCTGAACAGAAGGCAGCTGCTACTAATGCTCCCAATAACACAAGCGTTAACATAGAAGGCAATACACCAAAATCAAATGTAGAAATGCCACTAAAACAAACTAGCCCAGAAAGTGTAAGTAATgctgtaattaaaaatgatacaaaagAAGAGCCATCTACAAGCATAAAAGTGACTGAAGCAGTAAAAACAACAAATGATAAGCAGGAAACACATACCAAAGAATTAACAACAGAA GAAAAATTAGAAAGAGCACGAAAAATGTTAGAATTACAACAAAAGCAACGCATAGAAGAGGAGGAAcgaaaagagaaggaaagagaattaGAACGTCGAAAAATGAGACGTGAAATGCAAAACTTGAAACGTAGCGAAAAACAGCAAGAGTTATCGGACAGAGAAAAAATTCGGCAACAAATTGCTCAGGATAAATTAGAAAGGAAGCATAAGGAGCTTGCTTTACAG CAGCAAATGCAGCACCAACAGCCTCAGCAAGAGCTACCTAAACCATATGCTCCCATAGTAACCGATGCAACCGTAACTAGAATACAATTTCGATTGCCGTCTGGCAATCCTCATATGGGACAATTCGAACCAACGTGCACTTTACGTAATTTGCGTGCGTACGTCGTTGAGAACATCACGTTACCTTTTCGGCAATTCGCAATGTCTACCTCTTTCCCTAGAAGGGAATTAGCGCGCGAGGATGATGACAAAACTCTTTTAGAATTGGAACTGGTTCCCACAGCTGTGATCTTAATTCTACCCTTGAAAAAC TCGAATGTCACGACAACTGTAACCTCGACACAAGATATTAGCCTTATGCCACGATTCGTGTGGTCCATTTTTGCGGTTGTCACACACGTGTACTATTATGTGATAGGTTATTTCACAGGACGTGGTAATTCACAGGAACAACAAAGTGGCACTGCTGAGAACAAGGATACGACAAATAATTCAG GTTAG
- the LOC114876471 gene encoding cyclin-H — translation MFPQSSQRRYWMYSDENDLAALREKTNAEFIEKHGVHMTPEEREEHFLSHTEERTLLRFYELQLRDFCRRFSPPMPRATIATALHYFKRFYLRNSVMDYHPKEILVTCVYLACKVEEFNVSIYQFVANIKGDREKASDIILNNELLLMQQLNYNLTVHNPFRPVEGLMIDIKTRYTSLENPERLRPYIDEFLERVFLTDSVLLYTPSQVALAATLHAASRASANLDNYVTDILFSKEHLGCIIEAVRKIRSMAKCVEPPSREVVRALEKKLEKCRNQENNPDSDIYKQRMQEMLDEEDLQDNEKYAKIMQDQAAHDEKILGVSKVLSPSAL, via the exons ATGTTTCCGCAAAGCTCGCAAAGAAGGTATTGGATGTATAGCGATGAAAATGATCTAGCTGCATTAAGAGAAAAGACTAATGCAGAGTTTATTGAAAAGCATGGGGTGCACATGACG CCTGAGGAAAGGGAGGAACATTTCTTATCGCATACAGAGGAACGTACTCTTCTTCGTTTCTATGAATTACAATTGAGAGATTTCTGTAGACGGTTTAGCCCTCCAATGCCAAGAGCTACTATAGCCACTGCATTGCATTACTTCAAAAGATTCTATCTGAGAAATAGTGTTATGGATTACCATCCAAAAGAGATTCTGGTCACATGTGTCTACCTGGCTTGTAAA GTAGAAGAATTCAATGTTTCCATATATCAGTTTGTTGCTAACATTAAGGGGGATAGAGAAAAAGCATCTGATATCATACTGAACAATGAATTGCTCCTTATGCAACAgttgaattataatttaactGTACATAATCCATTTAGACCAGTAGAGGGTCTGATGATAGATATCAAG ACAAGGTACACTTCATTGGAAAATCCAGAAAGGCTGAGGCCATATATAGATGAATTTTTGGAAAGAGTATTCTTGACTGATAGTGTGTTGCTTTATACCCCAAGTCAAGTTGCCTTAGCTGCAACATTGCATGCTGCATCCAGAGCCTCTGCTAACTTGGACAATTATGTCACTGATATCTTGTTTTCTAAAGAGCACTTAGGGTGTATAATTGAGGCAGTAAGAA AAATAAGATCAATGGCTAAGTGTGTAGAACCACCCTCAAGGGAAGTGGTAAGGGCTTTggaaaagaaattagaaaaatgtaGAAACCAGGAAAATAATCCTGATAGTGATAT ATATAAACAAAGAATGCAAGAAATGCTGGATGAAGAAGATTTGCAGGACAATGAAAAATATGCTAAAATTATGCAAGATCAAGCAGCCCATGATGAGAAGATTTTGGGTGTCAGCAAAGTTCTGTCCCCTTCTGCTCTTTAA